From the genome of Desulfuromonas sp.:
ACGTTCACTTTTTCCCTTTCGCCGATGGTGGGGTTCTGTTTCTCCAGGGGACGAACCGGGTTTGGACCCTGAATCTCTCCTCGGCGTATATCTGGTGCCTTCTGGACGGAGAAACCAGCGTTGAAGACATGACCGCAACATTGGCGGCAAAGTTTTCTATTGATGAAGTCACTTCCAGGCGTGACGTTGAGGATGCACTGAACCGTTTTGAACGAGAGGGTCTTTTAGGAGCGGACCGGCCGCAGGATTCTGGGGATGGCATTGATCCGTGGAAAATAGATTTGACCGGCCCGCCTCTCGCCGAGCAGGGGGAGTGGGCAGTAAGGAGATCTTTCGCAACCCCTCACCAGGTGTTTGAATTTAGTTGCAGCGATTTTCGCCTTGTAGAGGCGTTTGCTGAAACAATGACACACCTTTCTTCATGTCGCGGCGCCCTTCCCGACACCCGTCTTGCGGTTCTCCCCAGCGACAGCCTGGCCAACGCCTGGGATATTTACCTGGATGGCCGGCGTTACAAGGCAGGTGTGCCAGAGAACGGAGTCCTTCCGTGTCTTGCCTCTGTGGTCTTTATCCGTGCCAGCGAGGCCCTGAATCAAAGCTTCTTGATTCATGCGGCCGTTCTTGGCAACGGAAACAGGGTGATCCTTTTCCCTGCTGATGCTGGGAGCGGAAAAACGACCCTGGCGGCAGCTTTAGCCGCCAATGGATTGAAATTTTTTTCCGATGAATTGGCGGTCTTGAATGTAGATACCCTCCGTGTCTCGCCCCTGCCTCTGCCGATGAGCATA
Proteins encoded in this window:
- a CDS encoding PqqD family peptide modification chaperone, with translation MNISQNIRLNSEGSLPSASPYVHFFPFADGGVLFLQGTNRVWTLNLSSAYIWCLLDGETSVEDMTATLAAKFSIDEVTSRRDVEDALNRFEREGLLGADRPQDSGDGIDPWKIDLTGPPLAEQGEWAVRRSFATPHQVFEFSCSDFRLVEAFAETMTHLSSCRGALPDTRLAVLPSDSLANAWDIYLDGRRYKAGVPENGVLPCLASVVFIRASEALNQSFLIHAAVLGNGNRVILFPADAGSGKTTLAAALAANGLKFFSDELAVLNVDTLRVSPLPLPMSIKPGSVEILARYYPGLAQRSVWLRLDGKHVRYLPPPLESLPLYGDLAPVGSIVFLRYEKGAQTRLLELGKFEALQRLVKTGSSNRECRAKDIEALLKMVEGILCHELVCSDLDTAISLLEEEIL